Below is a window of Nocardia asteroides DNA.
CGCGCGTCCTACGTCGGGCCGGGTAGTCCGGCGCGCGTCCGCGCGCACGCGCAAGCACCTTCTCTCCCTTACGATCACGGCATGGGACGGTCCGAGGAGCCACGAGTGCGCGCATGGCTGGCACGGCGGCCTGCCTGGTTTCCGGACCTGGTGCTGGCGCTGTTCGTCATCGGCGTGCAGGTGCAGAGCGCGGGCATCCCGCTGGGCGCGGAGCCGGTGACGCGACCGATCACCGATTACGGCCACACCGCGTACGTACTGCTGGCGCTCGGCGGCGCGCTGCTGGTGTTCCGGCGCCGCGCCCCCGTGCTGGTCTTCGTCGCCACCGGGGCGCTCACCGTGCTCTACTTCGGGCTCGGATTTCCCGACCGGCTGTCCTGCCTCGCCCTGTTCGTCGCCACCTATACGCTCGCCGCGCACGGCACCGGGCGCCGTCCGGTGGTGGTGGCGGGTGCCGGGACGGCGGTGCTGGCACTCGCCTGGCTGATCGCGGCGGCCGATGTCACGCCCAGCGCCGCCATCGGGTGGGTGTTCTTCCGGATCGGGGCGACCGTCCTGAGCATCACCCTGGGCATGTCGGTCCGGTCCAGGCGGATCATCGCCGACGACGCCCACCTGCGGGCCGTGACCGCCGAACGGCTCCGCGACGAGGAGGCCCGCGCCCGGGTCGACGCCGAACGGCTGCGGATCGCGCGCGAGGTGCACGACACCGTCGCCCACGCCATCACGATCATCAACGTGCAGGCCGGGGTCACCGCGCACGTCCTGGACAAACGCCCCGATCAGGCCCGCGAGACGCTGCGCATCATCGAGCAGACCAGTTCTCGTGCCCTGCGGGAGATGCGGGCGATCCTCGGCGTGCTGCGGGGCGACGACCGCCGCGAACCCAGCCCGGGCCTCGCCCAGCTCGACGATGTCCTCGGTATGGCCAGGGACGCGGGACTGCGGATCACCGCCGAACTCCCCGGTCGCGACACCCCGCTGCCGAGCGCGATCGAGGGGGCCGCCTACCGGATCGTGCAGGAGTCGATCACCAACGTCATCCGTCATGTCGGTCC
It encodes the following:
- a CDS encoding sensor histidine kinase gives rise to the protein MGRSEEPRVRAWLARRPAWFPDLVLALFVIGVQVQSAGIPLGAEPVTRPITDYGHTAYVLLALGGALLVFRRRAPVLVFVATGALTVLYFGLGFPDRLSCLALFVATYTLAAHGTGRRPVVVAGAGTAVLALAWLIAAADVTPSAAIGWVFFRIGATVLSITLGMSVRSRRIIADDAHLRAVTAERLRDEEARARVDAERLRIAREVHDTVAHAITIINVQAGVTAHVLDKRPDQARETLRIIEQTSSRALREMRAILGVLRGDDRREPSPGLAQLDDVLGMARDAGLRITAELPGRDTPLPSAIEGAAYRIVQESITNVIRHVGPTAVTVSVAPGDHLVRILVRDDGGDGTAPTRVPEAAGTGRGIAGMRERCRLLGGDLTATPRPEGGFEVLAQLPLEPVGALA